In the genome of Tropicibacter oceani, one region contains:
- a CDS encoding c-type cytochrome produces MVRISMALLALAAGCNPQPDDPVSGRALYDGYCVKCHGERGLGDGPMAAELPIAVADLSMLRESNGGVFPYEAVMTQIYGYPGRYHQGLMPEFGPVLEGQQIDWVSPSGQVVSTPRALVELVDYLEHLQQ; encoded by the coding sequence ATGGTTCGCATCTCGATGGCCCTTCTGGCCTTGGCGGCAGGCTGCAATCCGCAGCCGGACGATCCGGTCAGTGGCCGGGCGCTGTACGATGGCTATTGCGTGAAATGCCATGGCGAGCGCGGGCTGGGCGATGGGCCCATGGCCGCCGAGCTGCCGATCGCTGTCGCAGATCTGTCGATGCTGCGCGAAAGCAACGGCGGGGTCTTTCCCTACGAGGCGGTCATGACGCAGATCTACGGGTATCCGGGGCGCTATCACCAGGGGCTGATGCCGGAATTCGGCCCGGTTCTGGAAGGCCAGCAGATCGACTGGGTCTCGCCTTCGGGGCAGGTGGTCAGCACGCCGCGCGCGTTGGTCGAACTGGTCGATTATCTCGAACACCTTCAGCAATAG
- a CDS encoding PaaI family thioesterase, translated as MVTTQTAQRLLAENFADWVQALSPQVTRIDAEGAVLEIPVTAAIARVGGIVCGQALATLADTSMVFACAGKLGEFKLVATTNLETRFLSAARGDTIRCEARVIRAGRALIFAEALLSSLPEGKPVAAASATFFLP; from the coding sequence ATGGTTACCACGCAAACCGCCCAGCGCCTGCTGGCCGAGAATTTCGCCGACTGGGTTCAGGCCCTGTCGCCGCAGGTCACCCGCATCGACGCCGAGGGCGCGGTTCTGGAAATCCCCGTCACTGCGGCCATCGCCCGGGTCGGCGGGATCGTCTGCGGGCAGGCGCTTGCGACGCTGGCGGACACCAGCATGGTCTTTGCCTGCGCCGGAAAACTGGGGGAATTCAAGCTGGTGGCAACCACCAACCTGGAAACGCGGTTCCTGAGCGCCGCGCGCGGCGACACCATCCGCTGCGAGGCCCGGGTGATCCGCGCCGGGCGGGCGCTGATCTTTGCCGAGGCGCTGCTGTCATCCCTGCCCGAGGGCAAGCCCGTGGCCGCCGCCAGCGCCACGTTCTTTTTGCCATAA
- a CDS encoding DMT family transporter — translation MAHYALVMLAAGIGIPLLAALNAALGLRLGSPVAAAMILFCVALLATTLVWGLSGAQGLNRLADAPRHLFLAGLLVAFYVLSITMIAPHFGVGNAVFFVLLGQLISAAAIDHFGLFGARISPLTLTRATGIAVMALGVWITQRA, via the coding sequence ATGGCACATTACGCTTTGGTCATGCTGGCCGCCGGGATCGGCATTCCGCTGCTGGCCGCATTGAACGCGGCCCTGGGTCTGCGCCTTGGCTCGCCGGTGGCGGCGGCGATGATCCTGTTCTGCGTGGCGCTGCTGGCCACGACCCTTGTCTGGGGGCTAAGCGGCGCACAGGGGCTGAACCGGCTGGCCGATGCGCCAAGACACCTGTTCCTGGCGGGTCTTCTGGTTGCCTTCTACGTGCTGTCGATCACGATGATCGCGCCGCATTTCGGCGTCGGCAATGCGGTGTTCTTTGTCCTGCTCGGGCAGTTGATCAGCGCCGCCGCCATCGACCATTTCGGCCTGTTCGGGGCAAGGATCAGCCCGCTGACCCTGACCCGCGCCACCGGGATCGCGGTGATGGCGCTGGGGGTCTGGATCACCCAGCGCGCCTGA
- a CDS encoding Ldh family oxidoreductase, with product MPEISIDQIEALSAQALERHGAAPDVAAEMARAIAWAEARGNRICGLYYLESYCQQLVTGRVDGKAQVQIARPRPAEFRVDAAHGFAQPAFAAALPQALVAAQEQGIVSLALHHAHTCTALGYFTQQVAEAGCLVLGVTNATPIVAPPGGKTRVIGTNPISFAVPDGQGGVSMIFDQSTTPVAMGRITMAKAAGEPIPEGWAIDAKGHPTTDPEAALAGSMLSSGGYKGWGIGLMVEILAACLGGGVLSRDAKPLKAPEGAPHDLGQYFVLIHPGESGFFDKVAQLAAFVAEDEGCRMPGQGKSVALRAAVPQPLLDQLHDLAGTSGA from the coding sequence ATGCCCGAAATTTCCATCGACCAGATCGAAGCCCTGTCCGCGCAGGCGCTGGAGCGTCACGGCGCCGCCCCGGACGTAGCTGCCGAAATGGCGCGGGCCATCGCCTGGGCCGAGGCGCGCGGCAACCGCATTTGCGGGCTCTACTATCTTGAAAGCTATTGCCAGCAACTGGTGACGGGCCGGGTCGATGGCAAGGCGCAGGTGCAGATCGCGCGCCCGCGCCCGGCGGAATTCCGGGTCGACGCGGCGCATGGCTTTGCCCAACCCGCCTTTGCCGCCGCGCTGCCGCAGGCGCTGGTCGCGGCGCAAGAACAGGGCATCGTCAGCCTGGCGCTGCATCACGCGCATACCTGCACCGCGCTGGGGTATTTCACCCAGCAGGTGGCCGAAGCGGGCTGTCTGGTGCTGGGGGTGACCAATGCAACGCCGATCGTGGCGCCGCCGGGGGGCAAGACCCGGGTGATCGGCACCAACCCGATTTCCTTTGCCGTGCCGGATGGGCAGGGCGGGGTGTCGATGATCTTTGACCAATCGACGACCCCGGTGGCGATGGGGCGGATCACCATGGCCAAGGCGGCAGGCGAGCCGATCCCCGAAGGCTGGGCCATCGACGCAAAAGGCCATCCGACCACCGACCCCGAGGCCGCGTTGGCAGGGTCGATGCTGTCCTCGGGCGGGTACAAGGGCTGGGGCATCGGGCTGATGGTCGAAATCCTTGCCGCCTGTCTTGGCGGCGGCGTGCTGAGCCGCGACGCCAAACCGCTGAAGGCGCCCGAGGGGGCGCCGCATGACCTGGGGCAGTATTTCGTGCTGATCCACCCGGGCGAAAGCGGGTTCTTTGACAAGGTGGCGCAGTTGGCGGCCTTTGTGGCCGAAGACGAAGGTTGCCGGATGCCGGGGCAGGGCAAGTCGGTGGCGCTGCGCGCCGCGGTGCCGCAACCGCTTTTGGACCAGTTGCACGATCTGGCCGGGACAAGCGGGGCATAA
- a CDS encoding calcium-binding protein codes for MGVELIILLLGMVPFAAAMSSGGDDDAAEDDIPPEDTLDFGLLEGLIGSDDEEDTEPDTGSGDETVAPDEAPIDETATPDLGEPDAAPTTLVGTDGADTIAGTAQSDTIEAGAGDDSLDGRDGFDQIDGGTGNDTLLGGLGQDTLLGGDGLDLLRGGDGADQLFGGADADTLEGDAGADVLWGGEGADQLSGGSGDDILDGGLAGGADGQGDLLDGQTGDDTLYLEDGDTGTGGLGADSFYANGVVQITDFTPGEDLLTIEYLGATAPTVADQSVTAGGLTLSLTDGTVVLLSGLTEALDEASLTYVSLGPIT; via the coding sequence ATGGGCGTTGAGCTGATCATTCTTTTGCTGGGCATGGTGCCCTTTGCTGCCGCGATGTCCAGCGGCGGTGACGACGACGCCGCCGAGGATGACATTCCGCCCGAGGATACGCTTGATTTCGGTCTGCTTGAGGGCCTGATCGGGTCGGACGACGAAGAAGACACCGAACCGGACACCGGGTCGGGCGACGAAACGGTTGCCCCCGACGAGGCGCCGATCGACGAAACCGCGACCCCGGATTTGGGCGAACCGGACGCCGCGCCCACGACGCTGGTCGGCACGGACGGGGCCGATACCATCGCCGGCACCGCCCAAAGCGACACGATCGAGGCGGGCGCCGGCGACGACAGCCTGGATGGCCGCGACGGCTTTGACCAGATCGACGGCGGAACCGGCAATGACACGCTGCTGGGCGGGCTTGGGCAGGATACCCTGCTGGGCGGTGACGGGCTTGACCTGCTGCGCGGCGGCGATGGCGCCGACCAGCTGTTCGGCGGCGCCGATGCAGACACGCTCGAGGGCGACGCCGGGGCCGACGTGCTTTGGGGCGGCGAGGGGGCTGACCAGCTCAGCGGCGGCTCGGGCGATGACATTCTGGACGGCGGCCTTGCGGGCGGCGCGGATGGGCAGGGCGACCTGCTGGATGGCCAGACCGGCGACGATACGCTGTACCTTGAAGATGGCGATACCGGCACCGGCGGCCTTGGCGCCGACAGCTTTTATGCCAATGGCGTGGTGCAGATCACCGATTTCACCCCCGGCGAAGACCTGTTGACGATCGAATACCTTGGCGCGACGGCCCCGACGGTGGCCGATCAGTCCGTGACGGCCGGTGGCCTGACGCTTAGCCTGACCGACGGCACCGTGGTCCTGCTGAGCGGTTTGACCGAGGCACTGGACGAGGCCAGCCTGACCTATGTGTCGCTGGGTCCGATCACCTGA
- a CDS encoding ABC transporter ATP-binding protein, producing MSDPVLRLTGVEKAYKRGTPAEVQVLRGADLTVNKGEVVALVAPSGAGKSTLLHIAGLLDTADAGTVEIAGEEMQGRSDRRRTAMRRENLGFVYQFHHLLPEFTALENIVLPQLANGVARGDAEARARDLLASVGIAERADHRPAAMSGGEQQRVAFCRAMANRPRLLLADEPTGNLDPATSDRVFDALMRLVRETGLSALIATHNLELAARMDRCLRLDDGHLTES from the coding sequence ATGAGTGATCCTGTCCTGCGCCTGACCGGCGTCGAAAAAGCCTATAAGCGCGGCACCCCGGCCGAGGTGCAGGTGCTGCGCGGCGCCGATCTGACCGTCAACAAAGGCGAGGTCGTCGCGCTGGTCGCACCGTCCGGCGCGGGCAAATCCACGCTGCTGCATATTGCCGGGCTGCTGGACACCGCCGATGCCGGCACGGTCGAGATAGCGGGCGAGGAAATGCAAGGCCGCTCGGACCGCAGGCGCACGGCGATGCGGCGCGAGAACCTGGGCTTTGTCTATCAGTTCCACCACCTTCTGCCGGAATTCACCGCGCTGGAAAACATCGTGTTGCCGCAACTGGCCAACGGTGTCGCCCGCGGTGACGCCGAGGCGCGCGCCCGCGATCTGCTGGCCAGTGTCGGCATCGCCGAGCGCGCCGATCACCGCCCCGCCGCCATGTCAGGCGGCGAACAGCAGCGCGTCGCCTTTTGCCGCGCCATGGCCAACCGGCCCAGGCTGCTGCTGGCGGACGAGCCGACCGGCAACCTTGATCCGGCGACCTCGGACAGGGTGTTCGACGCGCTGATGCGGCTGGTGCGCGAAACCGGCCTGTCGGCCCTGATCGCCACGCACAACCTGGAACTGGCCGCCCGCATGGACCGCTGCCTGCGGCTGGATGACGGTCACCTTACGGAAAGCTGA
- a CDS encoding lipoprotein-releasing ABC transporter permease subunit — translation MPRTPPPFAPFEWMIAWRYLRAKRAEGGVSVMTWISLIGITLAVFALIATLAVRAGFRAEFVDTILGANAHVTVYHIERTDDQGRSTRTLPDHDAMAARMAQVPGVARVAPLVKGQVMATANERNAGVEVFGITADDLKAIPRIADPETGRGSLDLFGEGVAIGSGVALMLGVGLGDQVKLISPNGVKTAFGVSPRVKSYDVTYIFTAGRYDIDRTRIYMPFDEAQLYFNREGAADELEVIVEAPETVEQYTGAIAEAAGVGALIWTWQDASGGFLRALDIEDNVMFVILSVLVLIAAMNITSGLIMLVKNKGGDIGILRTMGLTEGSVLRVFFICGAFTGIIGTALGVVLGCLFAFYIDPIFATVNYLSGGGVWDPSIRGIYALPAKLQLQDVLSAVALSLGLSFVVTIFPARRAARMNPVEALRYE, via the coding sequence ATGCCCAGAACACCGCCCCCCTTCGCCCCGTTTGAATGGATGATCGCCTGGCGCTATCTGCGCGCCAAGCGTGCCGAGGGCGGCGTGTCCGTGATGACCTGGATCAGCCTGATCGGCATCACGCTGGCGGTCTTTGCCTTGATCGCCACGCTGGCGGTGCGGGCGGGGTTCCGGGCGGAATTCGTCGATACGATCCTGGGCGCCAACGCCCATGTCACGGTCTACCACATAGAACGCACCGACGATCAGGGCCGCAGCACGCGCACCCTGCCGGACCATGACGCCATGGCGGCCCGCATGGCGCAGGTGCCGGGCGTTGCGCGCGTGGCGCCTTTGGTCAAGGGCCAGGTCATGGCCACCGCAAACGAACGCAACGCCGGGGTCGAGGTCTTTGGCATCACCGCAGATGACCTCAAGGCGATCCCGCGCATCGCCGATCCCGAAACCGGGCGCGGCAGCCTGGATCTGTTCGGCGAAGGCGTGGCCATCGGATCGGGCGTTGCCCTGATGCTGGGGGTTGGTCTGGGCGATCAGGTCAAGCTGATTTCGCCCAACGGGGTCAAGACCGCCTTTGGCGTCAGCCCCAGGGTCAAAAGCTATGACGTGACCTACATCTTTACCGCCGGGCGCTATGACATCGACCGCACCCGCATCTACATGCCCTTTGACGAGGCGCAGCTGTATTTCAACCGCGAAGGCGCCGCCGACGAGTTGGAGGTCATCGTCGAGGCCCCCGAAACCGTCGAGCAATACACCGGTGCCATCGCCGAGGCCGCCGGCGTCGGCGCGCTGATCTGGACCTGGCAGGATGCCTCGGGCGGGTTCCTGCGGGCGCTGGACATCGAGGACAACGTAATGTTCGTGATCCTGTCGGTGCTGGTGCTGATCGCGGCGATGAACATCACCTCGGGGCTGATCATGCTGGTCAAGAACAAGGGCGGCGACATCGGCATCCTGCGCACCATGGGCCTGACCGAAGGGTCAGTGCTGCGGGTGTTTTTCATCTGCGGCGCCTTCACCGGGATCATCGGCACCGCACTGGGCGTGGTGCTGGGCTGCCTGTTCGCGTTTTACATCGACCCGATCTTTGCAACGGTGAACTACCTGTCGGGCGGCGGCGTCTGGGACCCGTCCATTCGTGGCATCTATGCGCTGCCTGCGAAACTGCAGCTGCAGGACGTGTTGTCGGCGGTCGCCTTGTCGCTGGGCCTGTCCTTTGTCGTCACCATCTTTCCGGCCCGCCGCGCGGCCCGCATGAACCCGGTCGAGGCCCTGCGCTATGAGTGA
- a CDS encoding DnaJ family domain-containing protein gives MDKLRHLTESQIRKALAEGKLSGLEGEGKPLPKRPGDALVDPGEAVGFRIMAEAGALPAEVKLKAALDQARADWQAASAPEDKKRLMKAIADMQLRYEIAREARQKFMR, from the coding sequence ATGGACAAGCTTAGACATCTGACCGAGTCGCAAATTCGCAAAGCCCTGGCCGAAGGCAAACTTTCGGGCCTTGAAGGCGAAGGGAAACCCCTGCCGAAACGGCCCGGAGACGCACTTGTCGACCCCGGCGAAGCTGTCGGCTTTCGCATCATGGCCGAGGCAGGCGCCCTGCCCGCCGAGGTCAAGCTCAAGGCGGCGCTGGATCAGGCCCGCGCGGACTGGCAGGCCGCCAGCGCCCCCGAGGACAAGAAACGCCTGATGAAGGCGATCGCCGACATGCAGCTGCGCTATGAAATCGCCCGCGAGGCACGCCAGAAGTTCATGCGTTAA
- a CDS encoding Tat pathway signal protein, with protein sequence MPQMSRRGFIITGLAATSVRGLPQIALRQKRVLTLVYDKSIGAMRAIDRLVP encoded by the coding sequence ATGCCCCAGATGTCCCGTCGTGGTTTCATCATCACCGGCCTTGCCGCCACCTCTGTGCGCGGCCTGCCGCAAATCGCCCTGCGCCAGAAACGCGTTCTGACGTTGGTCTATGACAAAAGCATCGGAGCCATGCGCGCGATTGATCGTCTGGTCCCTTAA
- a CDS encoding pyridoxal phosphate-dependent aminotransferase, with product MTGPRYPALIKSLPSTVPFVGPEVQERQRGAPFRARLGANENIFGPSPFAVAAMQDEAADIWKYADPTHHELMAALAAHMGCGPGHIVIGEGIDTLLGYTVRLLVEPGDAVVTSDGAYPTFNFHVAGYGGVLHKVPFKDDKEDLEALMAKAAEVDAKLVYLSNPDNPMGTWHSGAAIKDALELLPEGTLLVLDEAYIEFAPHGTAPQIAADDPRVVRFRTFSKAYGMAGARVAYAVGARDLITAYDKIRNHFAMNRLAQTGALAALQDSEWLEQVLRLVEDAKQEITRIAGDCGLRTLPSATNFVAINCGRDGDFARSVLAALIADGVFVRMPFVAPQDRCIRVSAGRPEDLKILAEALPKALASAKSG from the coding sequence ATGACCGGACCCAGATACCCCGCCCTGATCAAATCGCTGCCCTCGACCGTGCCCTTTGTTGGCCCCGAAGTGCAGGAACGCCAACGTGGCGCGCCGTTCCGCGCCCGCCTTGGTGCGAATGAGAACATCTTTGGCCCCTCGCCCTTTGCCGTGGCCGCGATGCAGGACGAAGCCGCCGATATCTGGAAATACGCCGATCCCACCCATCACGAACTGATGGCCGCGCTTGCCGCGCACATGGGCTGCGGCCCCGGCCATATCGTCATCGGCGAAGGCATCGACACGCTGCTGGGCTATACCGTGCGCCTTCTGGTCGAGCCGGGCGATGCGGTGGTGACCTCGGACGGGGCCTATCCGACCTTCAATTTCCACGTCGCGGGCTATGGCGGCGTTTTGCACAAGGTCCCCTTCAAGGACGACAAAGAGGACCTTGAGGCGCTGATGGCCAAGGCCGCCGAGGTCGACGCCAAGCTGGTCTACCTGTCGAACCCCGACAACCCCATGGGCACCTGGCACAGCGGCGCCGCAATCAAGGACGCGCTGGAGCTGTTGCCCGAAGGCACGCTTTTGGTGCTGGACGAGGCCTATATCGAATTCGCCCCCCACGGCACCGCCCCGCAGATTGCCGCCGATGATCCGCGGGTCGTGCGCTTTCGCACCTTTTCAAAGGCTTATGGCATGGCGGGGGCGCGGGTTGCCTATGCGGTGGGCGCGCGCGATCTGATCACCGCCTATGACAAGATCCGCAACCATTTCGCCATGAACCGGTTGGCCCAGACCGGCGCGCTGGCCGCCTTGCAGGACAGCGAATGGCTGGAGCAGGTGCTGCGCCTGGTCGAGGACGCCAAGCAGGAAATCACCCGCATCGCCGGGGATTGCGGGTTGCGCACCCTGCCCTCGGCCACCAATTTCGTGGCCATCAACTGCGGCCGCGACGGTGATTTCGCCCGCTCTGTCCTGGCGGCGCTGATCGCCGACGGGGTCTTTGTGCGCATGCCCTTTGTCGCGCCGCAGGATCGCTGCATCCGGGTCAGCGCGGGCCGGCCCGAAGACCTGAAAATCCTTGCCGAAGCCCTGCCAAAGGCGCTTGCATCAGCGAAATCCGGCTAA
- a CDS encoding histidinol phosphate aminotransferase codes for MNGNHPEPVEDYTTANLILIFVNLMWIFAAVWSAWGLGPVLVLATVLNHLITRLDLHKRRKRPGLDGTGPI; via the coding sequence ATGAACGGCAATCATCCCGAACCGGTCGAGGATTATACCACGGCCAACCTGATCCTGATCTTCGTCAACCTGATGTGGATCTTCGCCGCCGTCTGGAGCGCCTGGGGCCTGGGCCCCGTGCTGGTCCTTGCGACGGTGCTCAATCACCTGATCACCCGGCTGGATCTGCACAAGCGCCGCAAGCGGCCCGGCCTTGACGGAACCGGGCCGATCTGA